The following coding sequences are from one Rhineura floridana isolate rRhiFlo1 chromosome 2, rRhiFlo1.hap2, whole genome shotgun sequence window:
- the RAG1 gene encoding V(D)J recombination-activating protein 1, with translation MEMLPPPPPSMNLCFVSEQIQQPSMKFSEWKFKLFKVRSPNKLLPDDSHLANNDKGKEAASLDNVTEEQADVTTLLSQESLGTDTEFNNSMQTRDKNVFCVNQRETEAHQAKLQHLCRVCGGSFKTDPYKRSHPVHGPVDDETQALLRKKEKRATSWPDLLAKVFKIEVRGDIDTIHPTNFCHNCWNVIQRKFSNAPYDVYFPRNGTMEWHPHSSSCEVCGTSFHGVKRKKQALNPQLSKKIKIVAGHTRKIRHVRNTKQVHKSLMKKIANCNKIHLSTKVLAVDYPVDFVKSFSCQVCDHILADPVETTCKHLFCRVCILKCLKIMGSYCPSCRYPCFPTDLVSPVKSFLSILNSLAVRCPVKDCHEEVLLGKYCHHLSIHKEAKAKEGYVYINKGGRPRQHLLSLTRRAQKHRLRELKFQVKAFAEKEEGGDVKSVCLTLFLLALRARNEHRQADELEAMMQGKGSGLHPSVCLAIRVNTFLSCSQYHKMYRTVKAITGRQIFQPLHALRTAEKSLLPGYHPFEWKPPLKNVSSNTEVGIIDGLSGIQQSVDDYPVDTIAKRFRYDAALVSALMDMEEDILEGLKTQNLDDYLKGPFTVVLKESCDGMGDVSEKHGCGPPVPEKAVRFSFTLMSITVAHDNGSAKIFEENKPNSELCCKPLCLMLADESDHETLTAILSPLVAEREAMKNSVLILDMGGIPRMFKFVFRGTGYDEKLVREVEGLEASGSTYICTLCDATRLEASENLILHSITRNHAENLERYEVWRSNPYHETVDELRDRVKGVSAKPFIETVPSIDALHCDIGNAAEFYKIFQFEIGEVYKNSDVSKEERKRWQSTLDKHIRKKMNLKPMTRMNGNFARKLMTKETVEAVCELIKCDERQEALRELMDLYLKMKPVWRSSCPTKECPELVCQYSFNSQRFAELLSTKFSYRYGGKITNYFHKTLAHVPEIIERDGSIGAWASEGNESGNKLFRRFRKMNARQSKCYEMEDVLKHHWLYTSKLLQKFMNAHNVLKSQGFTINSEQSVEDFMTVENSLEITDSMEF, from the coding sequence ATggagatgctgccaccaccaccaccaagcatGAACTTGTGCTTTGTGTCTGAACAAATCCAGCAGCCATCTATGAAATTTTCTGAATGGAAATTCAAGCTGTTCAAAGTGAGATCACCTAATAAGCTACTTCCTGATGACAGTCATCTGGCTAACAATGACAAAGGCAAAGAGGCAGCTTCTCTGGACAATGTCACAGAAGAACAGGCTGATGTGACAACTTTATTGTCACAAGAGTCCTTAGGAACAGACACTGAATTCAACAATAGCATGCAGACAAGAGATAAAAATGTCTTTTGTGTGAACCAAAGAGAGACTGAAGCTCACCAAGCAAAACTGCAGCACCTCTGTCGTGTCTGTGGAGGCTCATTTAAGACTGACCCTTACAAGAGAAGCCACCCAGTTCATGGGCCAGTGGATGATGAGACACAAGCCCTtctaagaaagaaagagaaaagggccACATCCTGGCCAGATCTTCTTGCTAAGGTTTTTAAGATAGAAGTGAGAGGAGACATTGACACAATCCATCCTACTAATTTTTGCCACAACTGCTGGAATGTTATTCAAAGAAAATTCAGCAATGCTCCATATGATGTGTATTTTCCAAGGAATGGCACCATGGAGTGGCATCCCCATTCATCAAGCTGTGAGGTTTGTGGCACTTCTTTCCATGGGGTCAAAAGAAAGAAGCAAGCCCTGAATCCACAGCTGAGCAAAAAGATCAAGATCGTTGCTGGACATACTAGAAAAATAAGGCATGTAAGGAATACAAAACAAGTGCACAAGAGTTTAATGAAAAAGATTGCCAACTGCAACAAGATACATCTCAGTACCAAGGTCCTTGCAGTAGACTATCCTGTGGATTTTGTAAAGTCATTCTCTTGCCAAGTCTGTGATCATATCCTGGCTGATCCAGTAGAAACAACTTGTAAGCACTTATTCTGCAGAGTCTGCATCCTTAAATGCCTCAAAATAATGGGAAGTTATTGCCCATCCTGCCGCTATCCATGCTTTCCAACTGATTTGGTGAGCCCTGTGAAATCCTTTCTGAGCATCCTCAACAGTTTGGCTGTGAGGTGTCCTGTAAAAGATTGTCATGAGGAGGTCCTTCTGGGAAAATACTGCCACCATCTTTCCATCCACAAAGAGGCCAAAGCCAAAGAGGGCTACGTGTACATAAACAAAGGTGGCCGTCCAAGACAACACTTACTTTCATTGACCCGGAGAGCACAAAAGCATCGCCTAAGAGAACTCAAGTTTCAAGTCAAAGCTTTTGCTGAGAAAGAAGAAGGGGGAGATGTAAAATCTGTGTGTCTAACATTGTTCCTACTGGCTCTGAGAGCTAGAAATGAACACAGGCAAGCTGATGAGTTGGAAGCTATGATGCAAGGGAAGGGATCAGGCCTTCATCCGTCTGTTTGCTTGGCAATTCGAGTCAACACCTTTCTTAGCTGTAGCCAATACCATAAAATGTACAGGACTGTAAAAGCGAtaacaggaagacagatttttcAGCCATTGCATGCTCTCCGAACAGCTGAAAAATCCCTCCTCCCAGGTTACCATCCATTTGAGTGGAAACCACCCTTGAAAAATGTGTCCAGTAACACAGAAGTAGGCATTATAGATGGGCTCTCAGGCATACAGCAGTCGGTTGATGACTACCCGGTAGACACAATTGCGAAAAGATTTCGATATGATGCAGCTTTGGTTTCTGCCctaatggatatggaagaagacatCCTTGAAGGGCTGAAAACTCAAAACTTGGATGACTATTTGAAAGGCCCTTTCACAGTGGTGCTTAAAGAGTCCTGCGATGGAATGGGAGATGTCAGTGAAAAGCATGGCTGTGGCCCACCTGTCCCTGAGAAAGCTGTTCGATTCTCTTTCACACTCATGAGCATCACTGTAGCTCATGACAATGGAAGTGCAAAGATTTTTGAAGAAAATAAGCCCAATTCAGAGTTGTGTTGCAAACCTTTGTGCCTTATGTTGGCTGATGAGTCAGACCATGAAACACTCACAGCCATTCTGAGCCCTCTTGTGGCAGAAAGAGAAGCCATGAAAAACAGTGTATTGATACTTGATATGGGTGGGATCCCCAGAATGTTCAAATTTGTCTTTCGGGGCACTGGATATGATGAAAAGCTTGTCCGTGAAGTAGAGGGCCTTGAAGCCTCAGGCTCCACTTACATCTGCACACTTTGTGATGCAACTCGCCTGGAAGCCTCTGAGAACTTGATCCTCCACTCCATAACAAGGAATCATGCTGAAAACCTAGAGCGCTATGAGGTGTGGAGGTCGAACCCCTATCATGAGACTGTTGATGAGCTACGTGACAGAGTGAAGGGTGTATCTGCCAAGCCTTTTATTGAGACTGTTCCTTCAATAGATGCATTGCACTGTGACATTGGCAATGCAGCTGAGTTTTACAAGATATTCCAGTTTGAGATTGGTGAAGTATACAAAAATTCTGATGTATCcaaagaagagagaaagagatggcaATCAACACTTGATAAACACATTAGAAAGAAGATGAACTTAAAGCCTATGACAAGGATGAACGGAAATTTTGCTAGAAAGCTCATGACCAAAGAGACTGTGGAAGCAGTTTGTGAATTAATAAAGTGTGATGAGAGACAGGAAGCCCTTAGAGAACTCATGGACCTTTACCTTAAGATGAAACCAGTATGGCGGTCATCATGTCCCACCAAAGAATGTCCAGAACTAGTATGCCAGTACAGCTTCAACTCTCAAcgttttgcagagctgctgtccaCAAAATTCAGTTACAGATATGGGGGAAAGATTACAAATTACTTTCATAAAACTCTTGCTCATGTTCCTGAAATTATAGAAAGAGATGGTTCCATTGGTGCTTGGGCAAGTGAAGGAAATGAGTCTGGAAACAAGCTATTCAGGCGCTTTCGAAAAATGAATGCCAGGCAATCAAAATGCTATGAAATGGAGGATGTCTTGAAGCACCACTGGCTATATACTTCAAAACTATTGCAAAAGTTCATGAAtgctcataatgtgttgaaaagCCAGGGGTTTACAATAAATTCAGAGCAGAGTGTGGAAGATTTCATGACTGTGGAAAATTCTTTAGAAATTACTGATTCCATGGAATTCTAA
- the RAG2 gene encoding V(D)J recombination-activating protein 2, with protein MACLPDKISLQMISTVNNSSLIQPGFSLLNFNGHVFLFGQKGWPKRSCPTGVFFLDFKKEDLKLKPTFFSNDSCYLPPLRYPAICTLNGSGVQSEKCQYYIHGGKTPNNELSGKLYIMSMISKTNKKFTFRCAEKELVGEVPEARYGHTINVVHSQGKSMIVIIGGRSYKALGERTTENWNCVVDCMPYIFLVDPEFGCCTSYAFAELQGGFSFHLSLTRNDTIYIIGGHSIENNMRPPNLYRVKINLPLGSPAVSCCVLSGGISVSSAIMTQIRDQEFVIVGGYHSDNQKRMVCNTINLENNKIEIVEREAPEWTPDIKHCKIWFGSDMGNGAILFGIPGDNKQLIAEANYFYLLRCQEESDQDSEQMAQVCSQSSTEDAGESTPFEDSEEFTFSFDMNDIDTYNEDDEEDESEAGYWITCSAGCDIDINTWVPLYSTELNKPAMIFCSNGDGHWVHAQCMDLSENMLIHLSQVNTKYFCTEHVHLARGLQTPKETPPVEKQPMKALHRKKTMRILSPAKRSFIRKLFE; from the coding sequence ATGGCTTGTTTGCCAGATAAGATTTCTCTTCAGATGATATCGACCGTTAACAATTCCTCCCTAATCCAGCCAGGATTTTCATTGCTGAACTTCAATGGCCATGTTTTCTTGTTTGGTCAGAAAGGCTGGCCAAAGAGGTCCTGTCCGACTGGGGTTTTCTTTCTTGATTTCAAAAAGGAAGATCTCAAACTAAAGCCAACATTCTTCTCCAATGATTCTTGCTACCTTCCCCCTCTAAGATATCCTGCTATCTGCACTCTCAACGGCAGTGGGGTGCAGTCTGAGAAGTGCCAGTACTACATCCATGGAGGGAAAACACCCAACAATGAACTTTCTGGTAAGCTGTACATTATGAGCATGATCAGCAAGACTAACAAGAAGTTCACGTTTAGATGTGCTGAGAAAGAATTAGTTGGAGAGGTCCCTGAAGCCAGATACGGCCATACCATTAATGTGGTCCATAGTCAAGGTAAAAGTATGATTGTTATAATTGGGGGAAGATCATATAAGGCTCTTGGAGAGAGGACAACTGAAAATTGGAACTGTGTGGTTGACTGCATGCCATATATATTTCTGGTTGACCCTGAATTTGGATGCTGCACTTCATATGCTTTTGCAGAGCTTCAGGGTGGATTCTCTTTTCATCTCTCTCTTACCAGAAATGACACCATCTATATCATAGGAGGCCATTCCATTGAAAATAACATGAGGCCTCCAAATCTCTATAGGGTAAAAATCAACCTTCCCTTAGGAAGCCCAGCTGTGAGCTGCTGTGTCTTGTCTGGTGGGATCTCAGTGTCTAGTGCCATCATGACCCAGATCAGAGACCAGGAATTTGTCATTGTTGGGGGCTACCATTCTGACAACCAGAAAAGAATGGTTTGTAATACAATCAACCTTGAAAATAACAAGATAGAGATAGTGGAAAGAGAAGCACCAGAATGGACCCCAGATATCAAACACTGCAAGATATGGTTTGGGAGTGATATGGGAAATGGAGCCATACTATTTGGTATACCAGGAGACAACAAGCAACTAATTGCAGAAGCAAATTACTTTTACTTGCTGAGATGTCAAGAAGAAAGTGATCAGGACTCAGAACAGATGGCACAAGTGTGCAGTCAGAGCTCTACAGAAGATGCAGGAGAGTCTACTCCTTTTGAAGATTCAGAAGAGTTCACTTTCAGCTTTGACATGAATGATATTGACACCTATAATGAAGATGATGAGGAAGATGAGTCAGAAGCAGGCTACTGGATCACCTGCTCTGCAGGCTGTGATATTGATATCAACACTTGGGTGCCCTTGTACTCAACAGAGCTGAATAAGCCAGCAATGATCTTCTGTTCAAATGGAGATGGTCACTGGGTCCACGCTCAGTGCATGGACCTATCTGAGAACATGCTTATTCACCTTTCACAGGTAAACACCAAGTACTTCTGTACTGAGCATGTCCATTTGGCCAGGGGACTGCAAACTCCCAAGGAGACTCCTCCAGTGGAAAAGCAACCCATGAAAGCATTGCACAGGAAAAAAACTATGAGAATACTCAGTCCTGCAAAAAGGTCCTTTATTCGGAAGCTATTTGAATAG